CTTTTTATGCAACCCCTGACAGAATCCGCTATCCGGCGTTCCTTCATCAACGCAAGCCGCTCCGAGACGGCTGCCCTGAACCTCCCGCAGGACTTTGAAACCATCGATTGGGACCAGCTTGACCAGCTCGGCTGGCGGGATCACAAGATGCCCAAGCGCGGTTATCTGCTGGCACCGTTCGAAGGGTCGATCGTTGGCGTCCTGCTGCGGGCACCCGACACGGCAGCACCAAAAAACCGCCGGGTGATGTGTGCCCTGTGCCAGGACGTGAAGTCCAAGGACGAGGTATTCCTCTACGTGGCGCGGCGCGCAGGCGCATCCGGACGCAATGGCAATTCGGTCGGCACCCTCATACACGCCGATTTCATTTGCTCACAAAGCGTCCGCGCCGAAGTGGAGCCCACACCCATCCACCCTGATCCCGAGCTGGTCATCAAGGAACGGATTGACGGCCTGCAGTTCCGGACGGAGCAGTTTATCCGCCAGGTCCTGGCCCAGTAGGCAAGAACCGGTCTGGACCTGACCAGGCAGGTACGGGTAAGGACCTG
This genomic interval from Arthrobacter citreus contains the following:
- a CDS encoding FBP domain-containing protein, translated to MQPLTESAIRRSFINASRSETAALNLPQDFETIDWDQLDQLGWRDHKMPKRGYLLAPFEGSIVGVLLRAPDTAAPKNRRVMCALCQDVKSKDEVFLYVARRAGASGRNGNSVGTLIHADFICSQSVRAEVEPTPIHPDPELVIKERIDGLQFRTEQFIRQVLAQ